From Xanthomonas sp. 10-10:
GGCCACACAGTAGCGCACCGAGCAGCAGGCCGACCGCCGGATACCACGGCAGCGAACGCGCCTGCGCGCCCGGCCGGGCGAACACCGCGCCGGGCACCGGAATGCGGGTCAGGAAGCCGATCGCCGCGAGCAGCCCATCGATCATCCGGCGTCGCGTGCCGACTGCGGCTCCGACGGCAGCGCCGCGGCGACGCCGTTGGCCGGCGGCCAGGCCAGCGGATGCAGCGAGGCATGCGGCACCGCCAGTTCGGTCATGCGGGCAAATCCCTTGCCTGCCACCATGCAGCGCAGCGCGCGGATCGCACCGCCGTGGGTGACCACCAGGACACGTCGGTCCGGATGGGCGCCAACGATAGCGTCGAGCGCGGCCGACAGGCGCGCGCAGAAATCGGCAAACGGCTCGGCCTGCGGCGGCGGGTAGCGCAGCGGGTCGGCCCAGAAGCGACCGAGCGCCTCGCCTTCATCGCGATCGATCTCGGCCACCGGCACGCCCTGCCAGCGGCCAAAGTGATATTCGCGCAGCCGTGCGTCCAGCTGCAGCGGCAACCCACGCGCGCCGGCCAGTTCGGTGGCGAAGGCCGCGCAGCGCTGCAAGCTGGACGACACCACCACGTCCCATTCGCCTGCGGCGGTGGCTGCGCGCAATTGCTGCCAACCCAACGCGGTGAGCGGGTCGTCGAGCTGGCCGCGGTAGCTGCGCTGGCCGGTGTCGCCATGCCGCAACAAGCTGATCTGCGCGCTCATGCGTCCGACACCCCGGCTTCGGCAAAGGTGGCCATGCCGTTGTGCAACGCGCAGGCGCTGCGCAACAAGGGAATCGCCACCGCCGCGCCGCTGGCTTCGCCCAGGCGCAGGTCCAGTTGCAGCAGCGGCTCGGCATCCAGGGCGCGCAACAACGCGGCGTGGCCGCGCTCCTGCGAGCGGTGCCCGAACAACAGCCATTCGCGCACGCCGGGATTCAGGCGGGTGGCCACCAGCGCTGCAGCGGTGGTGATGAAGCCATCCACCAGCACCGGAATGCCGGCCTGCGCGGCGGCGATATACGCCCCGACCAGGGCGGCGATCTCGAACCCGCCGAGCCGGCGCAGCCGTTCCAGCGGGGTGGCGGCATCGGCATGCAAGGCCAGCGCGCGGCTGATCACCGTCGCCTTGTGCGCGATGCCCTCGGCGTCCAGCCCGGTGCCGGCGCCGGCCATCGCCTGCGGAAACTGCGACAACAGCGCGCAGCCCAGTGCGGCGGCGGCGGTGGTGTTGCCGATGCCCATCTCGCCGCCGACGAACAGCTGCGTGTCGCAACTCCTGGCCTGCGCGATGCTCTGCGCGCCGGCGGCCAGTGCGTCGCGCAACTGGCCGGGCGTCATCGCCGGCTGTTCGCAGATGTTGGCGCTGGA
This genomic window contains:
- the cobT gene encoding nicotinate-nucleotide--dimethylbenzimidazole phosphoribosyltransferase translates to MSSDWIFAACAVPDARVRAAALARQEQLTKPPGALGRLEQLAVQLAAWQRNEQPTVQRVWIAVYAADHGVAAEGVSAFPQAVTGEMVRNFARGGAAIAVLARELGARLEVVNLGVVNDPGDLPRVRRAWIAPSSANICEQPAMTPGQLRDALAAGAQSIAQARSCDTQLFVGGEMGIGNTTAAAALGCALLSQFPQAMAGAGTGLDAEGIAHKATVISRALALHADAATPLERLRRLGGFEIAALVGAYIAAAQAGIPVLVDGFITTAAALVATRLNPGVREWLLFGHRSQERGHAALLRALDAEPLLQLDLRLGEASGAAVAIPLLRSACALHNGMATFAEAGVSDA
- a CDS encoding histidine phosphatase family protein; the encoded protein is MSAQISLLRHGDTGQRSYRGQLDDPLTALGWQQLRAATAAGEWDVVVSSSLQRCAAFATELAGARGLPLQLDARLREYHFGRWQGVPVAEIDRDEGEALGRFWADPLRYPPPQAEPFADFCARLSAALDAIVGAHPDRRVLVVTHGGAIRALRCMVAGKGFARMTELAVPHASLHPLAWPPANGVAAALPSEPQSARDAG